From Medicago truncatula cultivar Jemalong A17 chromosome 7, MtrunA17r5.0-ANR, whole genome shotgun sequence, a single genomic window includes:
- the LOC11446878 gene encoding licodione synthase, producing MEPLLLAFTLFLSSLICYIIFQPILNRQKNLPPSPLFKLPIIGHMHMLGPLLHHSFDRLSQKYGPIFSLNFGSVLCVVASTPHYAKQILQINEHAFNCRNESTAIKRLTYEASLAFAPYGEYWRFIKKLSMNELLGSRSISSFQHLRLQETHNLLKFFADKAKNYEAVNVTQELLKLSNNVISKMMLGEAEEARDVVRDVTEIFGEFNVSDFIWLFKKLDLQGFGKRIEDLFMRFDTLVERIITKREELRKNKGRKENKGEQGAEFRDFLDILLDCAEDQNSEIKVQRVHIKALIMDFFTAGTDTTSISTEWALVELMNNPSLLQKAREEIDNIVGKNRLVDESDGPNLPYIQAIIKETFRLHPPVPMVTRRCVTQCKIENYVIPENSLIFVNNWAMGRNPAYWEKPLEFNPERFLKNSANSNGVIDVRGQNFQILPFGSGRRMCPGVTLAMQEVPALLGAIIQCFDFNFVGPKGEILKGRDIVIDVNERPGLTAPRVHDLVCVPVERIGCGGPLQSLGY from the exons ATGGAACCTCTACTATTGGCCTTCACATTATTTCTTTCATCACTCATTTGCTACATTATTTTCCAGCCAATTTTAAACCGTCAAAAAAACCTCCCTCCATCTCCTCTATTCAAACTTCCGATCATCGGCCACATGCACATGTTAGGTCCCCTTCTCCACCACTCCTTCGACCGCCTCTCCCAAAAATACGGACCAATATTTTCACTTAACTTTGGTTCCGTCCTCTGCGTTGTTGCATCCACTCCTCACTACGCAAAACAAATCCTTCAAATCAACGAACATGCCTTTAATTGTCGTAATGAATCAACTGCAATTAAACGCCTCACCTACGAAGCATCCCTAGCTTTTGCACCCTATGGCGAATATTGgagatttattaaaaaacttaGTATGAACGAACTTTTGGGCTCTCGTAGCATTAGTAGCTTCCAACACTTGCGTTTACAAGAGACTCACAATCTCCTTAAGTTTTTCGCTGATAAAGCGAAAAACTACGAGGCTGTGAATGTGACACAAGAGTTGCTAAAGTTATCAAACAACGTCATATCTAAAATGATGTTGGGGGAAGCTGAGGAGGCTAGGGATGTTGTGCGTGATGTGACCGAGATTTTTGGAGAGTTTAATGTGTCGGATTTTATTTGGTTGTTTAAGAAACTTGATTTGCAAGGGTTTGGGAAGAGGATAGAGGATTTGTTTATGAGGTTTGATACGTTGGTGGAAAGGATTATTACTAAGAGAGAAGAGTTGAGGAAGAACAaaggaaggaaagaaaataaggGTGAGCAAGGTGCTGAATTCAGAGACTTTCTTGATATATTGCTTGATTGTGCTGAGGATCAAAATTCAGAAATAAAAGTTCAAAGGGTTCACATCAAGGCCTTGATTATG GATTTTTTCACAGCAGGAACAGACACAACATCAATTTCAACAGAATGGGCATTAGTTGAGCTAATGAACAACCCTTCATTATTACAAAAAGCTCGTGAAGAAATAGACAATATAGTAGGGAAAAATAGACTAGTAGATGAATCTGACGGTCCAAATCTTCCTTATATTCAAGCCATAATAAAAGAAACATTTCGTCTACACCCACCCGTCCCTATGGTCACTAGAAGATGTGTCACGCaatgtaaaattgaaaattatgtgATCCCAGAAAATAGTTTAATATTTGTCAATAATTGGGCTATGGGAAGAAACCCAGCTTATTGGGAGAAACCATTGGAATTTAATCCAGAAAGGTTTCTAAAAAATTCAGCAAATTCCAATGGGGTTATTGACGTGAGGGGACAAAATTTTCAGATTTTGCCATTTGGGTCAGGAAGAAGGATGTGTCCTGGAGTTACTTTAGCAATGCAAGAAGTTCCAGCTTTGCTTGGTGCTATAATTCAAtgctttgattttaattttgtggGTCCCAAGGGTGAGATTTTGAAGGGTCGTGATATTGTTATTGATGTGAATGAAAGGCCAGGATTGACTGCTCCTAGGGTCCATGATTTGGTTTGTGTTCCTGTTGAAAGGATTGGCTGTGGTGGACCTCTTCAAAGCCTTGGATACTGA
- the LOC11446879 gene encoding protein FAR1-RELATED SEQUENCE 5: MDEIRHENEADGKGYDIVDSEGDDTGDDEEDDIDDEDLDENSDGVNDSIFSYLSQDESIVIDGVDDIVKMYMFNLQNEDVSKLLFGSVEVAYNFYCWFAKMNGFAVWKGQVIKNKNEDVLEHTFVCNLEDFRRDRGLTIEECKSGPKHETICGYEVKFRVHIDIITQRWYITIFTFDHNHDMLSEKHCALLVAHRKRSKFDKIQVTNFGNAGIKVTQMIGAFANAVAHTVGANGRMQNLFWSDGVSQKNFEVFGDVLDFDATYKKNKYSCPFVVFSGVNHHNQTIIFATFVVSNEVEGTYVWLLEQLLVATKGKTPVSIIKDGDIAMKNAIKKVFPKSYHRLCAWHLIRNAMTNIGNLDFILFFKRCMLGDHDVWKFENLLNEMVEKFGLQDNRWINEMYEKRKMWAASHIRGNFFAKIRTTSRWEAFHSHMCQFIHSKMKMPDFVKHFYKCVSYFCFKEIQADFNSQYGCAVLQTNLRSLESSQKPFPSLVQHGSHYPLAFAYFISGVLKIMDFSSFDFGIVMVR, from the exons ATGGATGAGATTAGACATGAGAATGAAGCTGACGGGAAAGGGTATGATATTGTTGACAGTGAAGGAGATGATACTGGtgatgatgaagaggatgaTATTG ATGATGAGGATTTGGACGAAAATTCTGATGGTGTGAATGATTCAATATTTTCATATCTAAGTCAAGATGAATCAATTGTAATAGATGGTGTTGACGATATTGTAAAGATGTATATGTTTAATTTGCAAAATGAAGATGTTTCAAAGCTACTATTTGGGAGTGTTGAGGTTGCCTACAATTTTTATTGTTGGTTCGCAAAGATGAACGGTTTTGCTGTGTGGAAAGGTCaagtaattaaaaataagaatgaaGATGTTCTTGAACATACATTTGTGTGCAATCTAGAAGATTTTAGGAGAGACAGGGGGTTAACAATAGAGGAATGTAAGAGTGGTCCGAAACATGAAACCATATGTGGTTATGAAGTGAAATTTCGTGTGCATATTGATATAATTACTCAACGTTGGTACATCACAATTTTCACCTTTGATCACAATCATGATATGTTGAGTGAGAAACACTGTGCATTGTTGGTTGCTCATAGGAAGCGGAGTAAGTTTGATAAGATTCAAGTAACCAACTTTGGCAATGCTGGAATCAAAGTTACGCAAATGATTGGTGCATTTGCAAATGCCGTTG CACATACGGTTGGTGCAAATGGTAGGATGCAAAACTTATTCTGGAGTGATGGGGTAAGTCAAAAGAATTTCGAAGTCTTTGGTGACGTACTTGATTTCGATGCaacttataagaaaaataagtaTAGTTGTCCATTTGTTGTGTTCTCTGGTGTTAACCACCACAACCAGACAATTATTTTTGCTACCTTTGTTGTTTCAAATGAGGTTGAAGGAACATATGTGTGGTTGCTTGAGCAGTTATTGGTTGCAACGAAGGGTAAGACTCCCGTATCCATAATAAAAGATGGTGATATAGCAATGAAGAATGCGATCAAGAAAGTTTTTCCCAAGAGTTATCATAGGTTATGTGCATGGCATCTCATACGAAATGCAATGACCAACATTGGTAATCTTGATTTCATCCtatttttcaaaagatgtaTGCTAGGTGATCATGATGTTTGGAAATTTGAAAATCTCTTGAATGAAATGGTTGAAAAGTTTGGTCTTCAAGATAACAGATGGATAAATGAAATGTATGAGAAAAGGAAAATGTGGGCAGCGAGTCATATTCGGGGAAACTTCTTTGCAAAAATTAGAACAACGTCCCGTTGGGAGGCGTTTCATAGCCATATGTGTCAGTTTATACACTCAAAGATGAAAATGCCAGATTTTGTTAAGCACTTCTATAAGTGTGTTTCATATTTCTGCTTCAAGGAGATCCAAGCTGATTTTAATTCTCAATACGGGTGTGCGGTGTTACAGACTAATTTGAGGTCGCTTGAGAG TTCTCAAAAGCCTTTTCCATCTCTTGTTCAACATGGTTCTCATTACCCTCTGGCTTTTGCATACTTTATTTCTGGTGTTTTGAAAATAAtggatttttcttcttttgattttgGGATCGTTATGGTGAGGTGA
- the LOC11438342 gene encoding licodione synthase: MEPLLLAFTLFLSSLICYIIFQPILNRHKNLPPSPLFKLPIIGHMHMLGPLLHHSFDRLSQKYGPIFSLNFGSVLCVVASTPHYAKQILQINEHAFNCRNESTAIKRLTYEASLAFAPYGEYWRFIKKLSMNELLGSRSISSFQHLRLQETHNLLKLFADKAKNYEAVNVTQELLKLSNNVISKMMLGEAEEARDVVRDVTEIFGEFNVSDFIWLFKKLDLQGFGKRIEDLFMRFDTLVERIISKREELRKNKGRKENKGEQGAEFRDFLDILLDCAEDQNSEIKVQRVHIKALIMDFFTAGTDTTSISTEWALVELMNNPSLLQKAREEIDNVVGKNRLVDESDGPNLPYIQAIIKETFRLHPPVPMVTRRCVTQCKIENYVIPENSLIFVNNWAMGRNSAYWDKPLEFNPERFLKNSTNSNGVIDVRGQNFQILPFGSGRRMCPGVTLAMQEVPALLGAIIQCFDFNFVGPKGEILKGGDIVIDVNERPGLTAPRVHDLVCVPVERFACGGPLQSLGC; the protein is encoded by the exons ATGGAACCTCTACTATTAGCCTTCACATTATTTCTTTCATCACTCATTTGCTACATAATTTTCCAGCCAATTTTAAACCGTCACAAAAACCTCCCTCCATCGCCTCTATTCAAACTTCCGATCATTGGCCACATGCACATGTTAGGTCCCCTTCTCCACCACTCCTTCGACCGCCTCTCCCAAAAATACGGACCAATATTTTCACTTAACTTTGGTTCCGTCCTCTGCGTTGTTGCATCCACTCCTCACTACGCAAAACAAATCCTTCAAATCAACGAACACGCCTTTAATTGTCGTAATGAATCAACTGCAATTAAACGCCTCACCTATGAAGCATCTCTAGCTTTTGCACCCTATGGCGAATATTGgagatttattaaaaaacttaGTATGAATGAGCTTTTGGGCTCTCGTAGCATTAGTAGCTTCCAACACTTGCGTTTACAAGAGACTCACAACCTCCTTAAGCTTTTCGCTGATAAAGCGAAAAACTACGAGGCTGTGAATGTGACACAAGAGTTGCTAAAGTTGTCAAACAACGTCATTTCTAAAATGATGTTGGGGGAAGCTGAGGAGGCTAGGGATGTTGTGCGAGATGTGACCGAGATTTTTGGAGAGTTTAATGTATCGGATTTTATTTGGTTGTTTAAGAAACTTGATTTGCAAGGGTTTGGGAAGAGGATAGAGGATTTGTTTATGAGGTTTGATACATTGGTGGAAAGGATTATTAGTAAAAGAGAAGAGTTGAGGAAGAACAaaggaaggaaagaaaataaggGTGAGCAAGGTGCTGAATTCAGAGACTTTCTTGATATATTGCTTGATTGTGCCGAGGATCAAAATTCAGAAATAAAAGTTCAAAGGGTTCACATCAAGGCCTTGATTATG GATTTCTTTACAGCAGGAACAGACACAACATCAATTTCAACAGAATGGGCATTAGTTGAGCTAATGAACAACCCTTCATTGTTACAAAAAGCTCGTGAAGAAATAGACAATGTAGTAGGGAAAAACAGACTAGTAGATGAATCTGACGGACCAAATCTTCCTTATATTCAAGCCATAATAAAAGAAACATTTCGTCTACACCCACCGGTTCCTATGGTCACTAGAAGATGTGTCACGCAatgcaaaattgaaaattatgtgATCCCAGAAAATAGTTTAATCTTTGTGAATAATTGGGCTATGGGAAGAAACTCAGCTTATTGGGACAAACCATTGGAATTTAATCCAGAAAGATTtctaaaaaattcaacaaattcCAATGGGGTTATTGATGTGAGGGGGCAAAATTTTCAGATTTTGCCATTTGGGTCAGGAAGAAGGATGTGTCCTGGGGTTACTTTAGCAATGCAAGAAGTTCCAGCTTTGCTTGGTGCCATAATTCAAtgctttgattttaattttgtggGTCCTAAGGGTGAGATTTTGAAGGGTGGTGATATTGTTATTGATGTGAATGAAAGGCCAGGATTGACTGCTCCTAGGGTGCATGATTTGGTTTGTGTTCCTGTTGAAAGGTTTGCTTGTGGTGGACCTCTTCAAAGCCTTGGATGTTGa